From Toxorhynchites rutilus septentrionalis strain SRP chromosome 2, ASM2978413v1, whole genome shotgun sequence, a single genomic window includes:
- the LOC129767346 gene encoding uncharacterized protein LOC129767346, with product MNWINSLSCYTLLVVGSSLFRAYTCVHITNLEVPRTYILERDEFLTAFSSEHRRQHEHFQDEPNGSAVVTEPTSGTNFTASNDSQTNYNTSTVKPLIMDCQYEIKANECGFVLKWYFNRKLIYQWIPARNPVGMNQFKSELRTNYSMSESANYKYRALVIQHPKLNHSGEYMCSVQTYESFDRKAARFQIVVPEKMLLLHYENDAEKENMLLIKCSVFMIYPEPNLVLVVSGDLLLVSSRTIVVSDRHHMYNKTVYGLIDKHLLISPTSIGCILTVAGSSYVRKRETIYYDFTQLTKWSRLRMDERGHFEISDCSGQLIVPSTVTVVVLYLISMGQFYL from the exons CATATACCTGCGTACATATCACCAATCTCGAAGTGCCAAGAACATACATACTCGAGCGggatgaatttctcactgccTTTTCGTCCGAACACCGCCGCCAACACGAGCACTTTCAGGATGAGCCGAACGGGTCAGCCGTCGTGACGGAGCCAACTTCAGGGACCAATTTTACCGCAAGCAATGATAGTCAGACAAATTATAATACCTCCACAGTGAAACCACTGATAATGGACTGCCAGTATGAGATTAAGGCTAATGAGTGCGGCTTTGTGCTCAAGTGGTATTTCAACCGGAAGCTGATCTACCAGTGGATACCGGCGCGTAACCCCGTAGGAATG AACCAATTCAAAAGCGAACTGCGTACCAACTACTCGATGTCTGAATCAGCTAACTACAAGTACCGTGCATTGGTGATACAGCATCCAAAACTGAACCACAGTGGAGAATACATGTGTTCGGTGCAAACCTACGAGTCATTCGATCGGAAGGCAGCCCGTTTCCAAATCGTCG TACCGGAGAAGATGCTGCTGCTCCATTACGAAAACGATGCCGAGAAGGAGAACATGCTGCTGATCAAGTGTAGCGTTTTCATGATTTATCCAGAACCTAATCTGGTGCTTGT GGTAAGCGGAGACTTGCTGCTGGTAAGCTCCCGTACCATAGTAGTATCGGATCGGCATCACAtgtacaacaaaacggtgtacgGACTTATTGACAAGCATCTACTCATTTCGCCCACCTCCATCGGATGCATTCTAACCGTGGCCGGTTCCAGCTATGTGCGGAAGCGCGAAACAATCTATTACG ATTTCACCCAGCTGACAAAATGGAGCCGATTGAGGATGGATGAGCGGGGTCACTTTGAAATTAGCGACTGCTCTG GTCAACTGATTGTGCCATCCACCGTGACAGTAGTTGTGTTATATTTGATCTCTATGGGACAATTTTATCTGTGA
- the LOC129767345 gene encoding uncharacterized protein LOC129767345 isoform X1, protein MVQDGRLVCDCKLDTCNFGGPLKSLSRDETSFYFHPKTKEVIALTGSRNVYEVEQPPGKQNITVMFAFGASGVVVPPHVILPGQRIRKEVAQGFPANWGLGQSDRGWMDTHNFREYIVKIFHPFLVEQGVLFPVIFFVDGHASHKTLEVADVCQSLGIVLISLYPKTTHITQPADVAVFRPLKNEWRKSVEEWRYEHQGSSLTMMHFGSVLAKAVKNGIIPETIKNGFRVCGIYPFDPNAVDYSKCIVKATSIKDTSAMSVETAKETMLTNLPETLKTQEISYPTDQNCDAEPNVSISMDRIIEAYDLIGAHTIAKIEGNVNLLTREERIIRYFHREIVRPHIKFHGLSSSTENGTSSFMQVERDRDTDAVEEYVFGSPKPMDIDINDCEIINVDDVSTCCSMVAESTSGQPIENTLEKSFDIRFDNEESIYLRELATTGTETDDLAQFKNDTAKNFKNNKTLHNNTVLIDGMLQEVKNKTETTVRRRLSDVFKVPPTPRRSCRHRNYVRKFQPILTAGQRLEEIRKEEEVKMEKEQQKKRKALERQEAKIQREEAKRARLEEREREKKS, encoded by the exons ATGGTTCAGGATGGTAGACTAGTATGCGACTGCAAACTTGATACGTGTAATTTTGGAGGACCCCTCAAGAGTTTATCACGGGACGAAAcaagtttttattttcaccccaAAACAAAGGAGGTCATTGCCCTCACTGGATCCCGCAACGTTTACGAAGTAGAGCAACCTCCCGGGAAACAAAACATCACCGTAATGTTCGCCTTTGGAGCGTCTGGAGTTGTAGTACCACCACACGTGATACTCCCTGGGCAACGCATCCGAAAGGAAGTTGCTCAAGGTTTTCCTGCGAACTGGGGTCTTGGTCAGAGTGACCGAGGTTGGATGGATACTCACAATTTTCGTGAGTATATTGTGAAAATCTTCCATCCATTCCTCGTAGAACAAGGCGTATTGTTCCCAGTGATTTTCTTCGTCGACGGACATGCATCACACAAAACACTAGAAGTCGCCGATGTATGCCAGTCACTAGGAATTGTGCTGATTTCGTTATATCCAAAAACCACTCACATCACACAACCTGCGGATGTAGCAGTGTTTCGCCCTTTAAAGAACGAATGGAGAAAATCAGTTGAAGAGTGGAGATATGAACATCAAGGTTCTTCACTTACAATGATGCATTTTGGAAGCGTCCTGGCAAAGGCGGTTAAAAATGGAATAATAcccgaaacaataaaaaatggattCCGTGTATGTGGAATATATCCTTTTGATCCGAATGCTGTGGATTATTCCAAGTGTATTGTGAAGGCAACATCTATAAAGGATACATCGGCAATGTCTGTGGAAACAGCTAAAGAAACTATGTTAACAAATCTACCAGAAACACTGAAAACCCAGGAAATCTCATATCCTACGGACCAGAACTGTGATGCGGAACCGAATGTTAGCATCAGTATGGATAGAATTATAGAAGCGTACGACTTGATAGGAGCCCACACAATTGCCAAAATCGAAGGCAATGTTAATCTGCTCACGCGGGAGGAAAGAATTATTCGATATTTTCATCGAGAGATTGTCCGTCCCCATATTAAATTCCACGGTCTGTCGTCATCGACAGAAAATGGTACTTCATCTTTCATGCAAGTTGAACGTGATCGTGATACTGATGCTGTCGAAGAATATGTTTTCGGATCTCCGAAGCCTATGGACATTGACATCAACGACTGCGAAATTATCAACGTTGATGACGTCAGCACTTGTTGCAGTATGGTAGCAGAGTCCACTTCCGGTCAGCCAATAGagaatactttggaaaaatCTTTCGATATCAGGTTTG ACAACGAAGAAAGCATTTATCTGAGAGAACTGGCTACCACAGGAACAGAGACGGATGATTTGGCTCAATTCAAAAATGATACGGcaaagaatttcaaaaata ataaaacgctACACAACAACACTGTTCTTATTGATGGGATGTTGCAAGAAGTCAAGAACAAAACAGAAACAACTGTTAGACGTAGACTTTCGGATGTATTCAAGGTTCCACCCACACCCCGTCGCAGTTGCAGACACCGCAACTACGTTAGAAAATTTCAACCAATTCTTACAGCTGGACAACGACTCGAAGAAATTCGTAAGGAAGAAGAAgttaaaatggaaaaagagcaaCAAAAGAAAAGAAAGGCATTGGAACGTCAGGAGGCGAAAATTCAGCGGGAAGAAGCAAAAAGAGCTAGGCTTGAAGAGCGTGAGCGTGAGAAAAAGagctaa